The following proteins are encoded in a genomic region of Pseudodesulfovibrio mercurii:
- a CDS encoding RNA polymerase sigma factor translates to MSSTVMEIQKRYDEISYDRLFSEHSRLIYKLIINFVKSRSINLQSAEIDDIYQEIALKIFKNDYISRYNDEKCSFITWLNIICRTTAIDYYRKKLRWMESVLTDAPQSSSEGGLDANLFSLPAGVLTDRQAEVVTLYYRDGLIACEIAQKLGITSRTVRSIKFQALDRLRIHYGASAPLAETDEPEPSERRKVS, encoded by the coding sequence ATGAGCAGCACAGTAATGGAAATCCAGAAACGATATGACGAGATATCATATGACCGTCTGTTCAGTGAACATTCCAGACTCATATATAAGCTCATCATAAACTTTGTGAAGTCCAGGAGTATCAACCTCCAGAGTGCGGAGATAGATGATATATACCAGGAAATCGCCCTGAAGATTTTCAAGAACGACTATATCTCCCGCTACAACGACGAGAAGTGCTCCTTCATCACCTGGCTCAACATCATCTGCCGCACCACCGCCATCGACTACTACAGAAAGAAGCTGCGCTGGATGGAGTCCGTGCTCACCGACGCCCCCCAGAGCAGCTCCGAGGGCGGCCTCGACGCCAACCTGTTCAGCCTGCCCGCGGGCGTGCTGACCGACCGCCAGGCCGAGGTCGTCACCCTCTACTACCGGGACGGACTGATCGCCTGCGAGATCGCTCAGAAGCTCGGCATCACCTCGCGCACGGTCCGCAGCATCAAGTTCCAGGCCCTCGACCGGCTGCGCATCCACTACGGCGCCTCCGCCCCCCTGGCCGAAACCGACGAGCCGGAGCCGTCCGAAAGGAGGAAGGTCTCATGA
- a CDS encoding flagellar hook assembly protein FlgD, producing MSIDTTSYYESLLASYTDTTTTTESATSLTSDDFITLLCTELEYQDPTEPVDNTQMVDQMTQYSQLEQLTEMNEKMDTLTDALDAQGISSGLDYLGKEVEADGYTINKDGDDVSSLYLTLDDDAAELVVNIYDTSGSIVDTQTFTGLEAGTVSFAWDGTDYNGDEADDGNYYVLATATDEDGDEVSCSTSTTGTVTGVSNSDDGVVLTLDDGRTVYLADVTYATQ from the coding sequence ATGAGCATCGACACCACCAGCTACTACGAGTCCCTGCTCGCGTCGTACACCGACACGACCACGACCACCGAGAGCGCCACGTCGCTGACCTCGGACGACTTCATCACCCTGCTGTGCACCGAGCTCGAGTACCAGGACCCCACCGAGCCCGTGGACAACACCCAGATGGTCGATCAGATGACCCAGTATTCCCAGCTCGAACAGCTCACCGAGATGAACGAGAAGATGGACACCCTGACCGACGCCCTCGACGCTCAGGGAATCTCCTCCGGACTCGACTACCTGGGCAAGGAGGTGGAGGCCGACGGCTACACCATCAACAAGGACGGGGACGACGTCTCCTCCCTGTACCTGACCCTGGACGACGACGCGGCCGAGCTGGTCGTGAACATCTACGACACCAGCGGGTCCATCGTGGACACCCAGACCTTCACCGGGCTTGAAGCGGGAACCGTGTCCTTCGCCTGGGACGGCACCGACTACAACGGCGACGAGGCCGATGACGGCAACTACTACGTCCTGGCCACGGCCACCGACGAAGACGGCGACGAGGTGAGCTGCTCGACCTCGACCACCGGCACCGTGACCGGCGTGAGCAATTCCGACGACGGCGTCGTCCTGACCCTCGATGACGGCCGGACCGTGTACCTGGCCGACGTGACCTACGCCACCCAGTAA
- a CDS encoding YfiR family protein yields the protein MGALRPILVAALAWALLLPSLPALGGTRLTATPDQLRALYVQRLVKYAAWPEGAGPAPGRPFVVAATDPARLRPYFPAPDNGDPAFELVQWPAECDVLVLVGASRREVAAILKRVADRPVLTITQDPDGPALGAIINFVMQGGRLKLEVSPEAARRAGLTISSRLLQLARIYREAPRD from the coding sequence ATGGGTGCGCTGCGGCCGATACTCGTCGCCGCCCTGGCCTGGGCGCTGCTCCTGCCGTCGCTCCCGGCCCTGGGCGGGACGCGCCTGACCGCCACCCCGGACCAGCTGCGCGCCCTGTACGTGCAGCGGCTGGTCAAGTATGCGGCCTGGCCGGAGGGCGCGGGCCCGGCGCCGGGCCGTCCCTTCGTGGTCGCGGCCACGGACCCGGCCCGGCTGCGCCCCTACTTCCCGGCGCCGGACAACGGCGACCCCGCCTTCGAGCTGGTCCAGTGGCCCGCCGAGTGCGACGTGCTCGTCCTGGTCGGCGCGTCCCGGCGGGAGGTCGCGGCCATCCTCAAGCGCGTGGCGGACAGGCCCGTGCTGACCATCACCCAGGACCCGGACGGCCCGGCCCTGGGCGCGATCATCAATTTCGTCATGCAGGGCGGCCGCCTCAAGCTCGAGGTCAGCCCCGAGGCGGCCCGCCGGGCCGGGCTGACCATCAGCTCCCGGCTGCTGCAACTGGCCCGCATCTACCGGGAGGCGCCCCGTGACTAA
- the flgK gene encoding flagellar hook-associated protein FlgK translates to MINNLYNIGKTSLQNAQVSVNNASNNIANADTTGYQRTTVEYDTSSSITINGLTVGTGADITSIQSEWDKFVEAQYLDAVADLATQSSALDYLDQLDSLLNQSDGGLSDVMEEFFDAWNELVTDPDSLSAREDLLGTTETLVYALNSTSSTLDTMVETINADIQDQVDEANQLISDIAEANAAIAANPDDNQAVSDRDQMIRELDALIGVDVLYQSDNTVTILTEEGYSLVDGTDTHNLVYADIGVTQSLVRGSDYDGTLNFSGESGEELLIEFVSSGPDGTAQFKVSTDGGSTWLTDDNGDVMLYTADGEDNSVEIEGITLWFEDGTADHAEGDRYTVMAKSGLYWESGDGGLKNITPLTDDSGDNVSGRTSSGSLAGLFTVRDDTVYDTIAGLDDLAESIIWEVNSAHSQGAGLEHHTSLTASYSVDDSSAMLSNSGLHYEDNIEAGELTLITYDADGNVSTTAILSIDPATDSLDDVAADINAAFAGELTATITDGQLILSSGTDMEFEVAGDTSGLLAALGLNTYFTGTDAGTIGIDDYVTTNTSHLNTGVVGEDGLTSSGSNEVASIMAELGEQTVTVGGTETTLTSALASLVASVGAAASAAELQQTYAQTSVDYLYEQQASTSEVNVDEELIELTKYQQAYEAAAQIISVTREMMETVLDMV, encoded by the coding sequence ATGATCAACAATCTCTACAACATCGGGAAGACGTCCCTGCAAAACGCGCAGGTCTCGGTCAACAACGCGTCCAACAACATCGCCAATGCGGACACCACCGGCTACCAGCGCACCACGGTGGAGTACGACACGAGCAGCTCCATCACCATCAACGGTCTGACCGTGGGCACGGGCGCGGACATCACGTCCATCCAGTCCGAGTGGGACAAGTTCGTGGAGGCACAGTACCTGGACGCGGTGGCCGACCTGGCCACCCAGTCCAGCGCGCTGGACTACCTGGACCAGCTCGATTCCCTGCTGAACCAGTCCGACGGCGGCCTGTCCGACGTCATGGAGGAGTTCTTCGACGCCTGGAACGAGCTGGTCACGGACCCGGACTCCCTGTCCGCCCGCGAGGACCTGCTCGGCACCACCGAGACCCTGGTCTACGCGCTGAACTCCACCTCCTCCACCCTGGACACCATGGTCGAGACCATCAACGCGGACATCCAGGACCAGGTGGACGAGGCCAACCAGTTGATCAGCGACATCGCCGAGGCCAACGCGGCCATCGCGGCCAACCCGGACGACAACCAGGCCGTGTCCGACCGCGACCAGATGATCCGGGAGCTGGACGCCCTCATCGGCGTGGACGTCCTCTACCAGTCCGACAACACGGTCACCATCCTGACCGAGGAGGGATATTCGCTCGTGGACGGAACCGACACCCACAACCTGGTCTACGCGGACATCGGGGTGACCCAGTCCCTGGTGCGCGGCTCGGACTACGACGGGACCCTGAACTTCTCGGGCGAGTCCGGCGAAGAGCTGCTCATCGAGTTCGTCTCCTCGGGCCCGGACGGCACGGCCCAGTTCAAGGTCTCCACCGACGGCGGCAGCACCTGGCTGACCGACGACAACGGCGACGTCATGCTCTACACCGCCGACGGCGAGGACAACTCGGTGGAGATCGAGGGCATCACCCTCTGGTTCGAGGACGGCACGGCCGACCACGCCGAGGGCGACCGCTACACGGTCATGGCCAAGTCCGGCCTGTACTGGGAGTCCGGCGACGGCGGCCTGAAGAACATCACCCCCCTGACCGACGACAGCGGCGACAACGTCTCCGGGCGGACCTCCAGCGGCAGCCTGGCCGGTCTGTTCACGGTCCGCGACGATACGGTCTACGACACCATCGCCGGGCTGGACGACCTGGCCGAGTCCATCATCTGGGAGGTCAACTCGGCCCACTCCCAGGGCGCGGGGCTCGAACACCACACGTCGCTGACCGCCAGCTACTCCGTGGACGACTCGTCGGCCATGCTCAGCAACAGCGGCCTGCACTACGAGGACAACATCGAGGCGGGCGAGCTGACCCTGATCACCTACGACGCGGACGGCAACGTCTCGACCACGGCCATCCTGTCCATCGACCCGGCCACCGACTCCCTGGACGACGTGGCCGCCGACATCAACGCGGCCTTCGCCGGGGAGCTGACCGCCACCATCACCGACGGACAGCTGATCCTGTCCTCGGGCACGGACATGGAGTTCGAGGTCGCGGGCGACACCTCCGGGCTCCTGGCCGCGCTGGGCCTGAACACCTACTTCACCGGCACCGACGCCGGGACCATCGGCATCGACGACTACGTGACCACGAACACCTCGCACCTCAACACCGGCGTGGTCGGCGAGGACGGCCTGACATCCTCGGGCTCCAACGAGGTGGCCTCGATCATGGCCGAATTGGGCGAACAGACCGTGACCGTGGGCGGTACCGAGACCACCCTGACCTCGGCCCTGGCCTCCCTGGTGGCCTCGGTGGGCGCGGCCGCGTCCGCCGCCGAGCTCCAGCAGACCTACGCCCAGACCTCGGTGGACTACCTCTACGAGCAGCAGGCCTCGACCTCCGAGGTCAACGTGGACGAGGAGCTCATCGAACTGACCAAGTACCAGCAGGCCTACGAGGCCGCCGCACAGATCATCAGCGTGACCAGGGAAATGATGGAAACCGTCCTGGACATGGTCTGA
- a CDS encoding response regulator transcription factor, whose protein sequence is MKDLLLIDDDPELAEMLQAYLGGEGLGLDAAVSGSAGLEMARKGDYELVILDVMLPDTSGFNVLTKLRAVSGVPVIMLTGRGEEIDRVVGLEMGADDYVSKPFQLRELLARIRAVLRRYGSGAEEAGDMAAVKAKPGIEIGEVHLNRNARNMTIGGLPVHLTSTEFDILEMLALNMGNVVDRVSLMEKALGRNEDFDDYVLNVHMSNLRKKLDRNVSIKTIRGRGYLLAVPQEEAV, encoded by the coding sequence ATGAAAGACCTGTTGCTGATCGACGACGACCCTGAACTGGCCGAAATGCTCCAGGCCTATCTCGGCGGCGAGGGGCTCGGCCTCGATGCGGCCGTATCCGGGAGCGCCGGTCTGGAAATGGCCCGGAAAGGGGATTACGAGCTGGTCATCCTGGACGTCATGCTCCCGGATACCAGCGGGTTCAACGTGCTGACCAAGCTGCGCGCCGTGTCCGGCGTGCCGGTCATCATGCTCACCGGGCGCGGGGAGGAGATCGACCGGGTGGTCGGCCTGGAGATGGGCGCGGACGACTACGTGTCCAAGCCGTTCCAGCTGCGTGAGCTGCTGGCCCGCATCCGCGCGGTGCTGCGCCGCTACGGCAGCGGGGCCGAGGAGGCCGGTGACATGGCCGCGGTCAAGGCCAAGCCGGGCATCGAGATCGGCGAGGTCCACCTGAACCGCAACGCCCGGAACATGACCATCGGCGGCCTGCCCGTGCACCTGACCTCCACCGAGTTCGACATCCTGGAGATGCTCGCCCTGAACATGGGCAACGTGGTGGACCGCGTGAGCCTCATGGAGAAGGCGCTGGGCCGTAACGAGGATTTCGACGACTACGTGCTCAACGTGCACATGAGCAACCTGCGCAAGAAGCTGGACCGCAACGTCAGCATCAAGACCATCCGGGGGCGGGGCTATCTCCTGGCCGTCCCCCAGGAAGAGGCCGTGTAG
- a CDS encoding flagellin codes for MRISTAQIYSLSLNQMNSALNDVTKLTIMNASQKQVNSPSDDPAGMGRIVELSGYGNSLTGYIDNCGVALDYLGTADDVLGTASETITAALELAEQASTETYTDEELDMMALEMQGYLDALYAIANTQVGSDSIFAGDDTGDNAYEMGLGVTLSNDALAASDFVSLTGEVDDTVAVRFTSSGTVGTDALDYEYSTDGGDTWTSATLAAGDTVLDLGDAQVELAASTAVTAADDDGGGSLFYLRPACVYTGSAKAMSVGISESTSVDMNSVGSDIFGGVDPSTGQAYGSPNLFETLSDCIVHMQNGDSEAVAQCLEDLGDCHETVETGAADIGARENKITYTQTSLSLVKSLTTNSISSIEDADATQLVVELEQANYVYEAVLSTSSSIMSMSLLDYI; via the coding sequence ATGCGCATCAGCACGGCACAGATCTACTCGCTCAGCCTCAACCAGATGAACTCGGCGCTCAACGACGTCACCAAGCTGACGATCATGAACGCCAGCCAGAAGCAGGTGAACAGCCCGTCGGACGACCCGGCGGGCATGGGCAGGATCGTCGAACTCAGCGGCTACGGCAACTCCCTGACCGGGTACATCGACAACTGCGGCGTGGCCCTGGACTACCTGGGCACGGCCGACGACGTCCTGGGCACGGCCAGCGAGACCATCACGGCGGCCCTGGAGCTGGCCGAGCAGGCCTCCACCGAGACCTACACCGACGAGGAACTCGACATGATGGCCCTGGAGATGCAGGGCTACCTCGACGCCCTGTACGCCATCGCCAACACCCAGGTGGGCTCGGACTCCATCTTCGCCGGGGACGACACCGGGGACAACGCCTACGAGATGGGGTTGGGCGTGACCCTGTCCAATGACGCCCTCGCGGCCTCGGACTTCGTCTCCCTGACCGGCGAGGTGGACGACACCGTGGCCGTGCGCTTCACGTCAAGCGGGACCGTGGGCACCGACGCCCTGGACTACGAATACTCCACGGACGGCGGCGACACCTGGACCTCGGCCACCCTGGCCGCGGGCGACACGGTCCTTGACCTGGGCGACGCCCAGGTGGAGCTGGCCGCGTCCACGGCCGTCACGGCGGCCGACGACGACGGCGGGGGCTCGCTCTTCTACCTGCGCCCGGCCTGCGTCTACACCGGCAGTGCCAAGGCCATGTCCGTGGGCATCTCCGAGAGCACGTCCGTGGACATGAACTCCGTGGGCAGCGACATCTTCGGGGGCGTGGACCCGTCCACGGGCCAGGCCTACGGCTCGCCCAACCTGTTCGAGACCCTGTCCGACTGCATCGTCCACATGCAGAACGGGGACTCCGAGGCCGTGGCCCAGTGTCTCGAGGACCTGGGCGACTGCCACGAGACCGTGGAGACCGGCGCGGCCGACATCGGCGCGCGGGAGAACAAGATCACCTACACCCAGACCTCGCTCTCCCTGGTCAAGTCGCTGACCACCAACTCCATCAGTTCCATCGAGGACGCGGACGCCACCCAGCTCGTGGTCGAGTTGGAGCAGGCCAACTACGTGTACGAGGCGGTCCTGTCCACCTCGTCCAGCATCATGAGCATGTCCCTGCTCGACTACATCTAG
- a CDS encoding flagellin — protein sequence MALVVNNNLMASAAARNLNGAYSALSTSTERLSSGLRVNSSADDAAGLAVRELMRSDISTLNQGIRNANDGISMIETADGALSVIDEKLIRMKELAEQAATGTYTDAQRLIIDSEYQAMASEITRIANATDFNGIYLLNGNLSADGVTIHFGTGNDAAEDKYDVTIANCTASALGVGLAAGVDKAGAVVSTQAAAQAALDALNDAIESKDNVRANLGAMQNRLTATISNLEIQAENLQASESRISDVDVATEMTEYTKEQIITQSAVAMLSQANSLPQMALSLIGG from the coding sequence ATGGCTCTCGTAGTTAACAACAACCTTATGGCAAGTGCCGCCGCCCGTAACCTGAACGGCGCCTACAGCGCGCTGAGCACGTCCACGGAACGCCTGTCCTCGGGCCTTCGCGTCAACTCCTCGGCCGACGACGCCGCCGGCCTGGCCGTCCGCGAGCTCATGCGCTCGGACATCTCCACCCTCAACCAGGGCATCCGCAACGCCAACGACGGCATCTCCATGATCGAGACCGCCGACGGCGCGCTGTCCGTCATCGATGAAAAGCTCATCCGCATGAAGGAACTGGCCGAGCAGGCCGCCACCGGTACCTACACGGACGCCCAGCGGCTGATCATCGACTCCGAATACCAGGCCATGGCCTCGGAGATCACCCGTATCGCCAACGCCACGGACTTCAACGGTATCTACCTGCTCAACGGCAACCTCTCCGCCGACGGCGTGACCATCCACTTCGGCACGGGCAACGACGCCGCGGAGGACAAGTACGACGTGACCATCGCCAACTGCACGGCCTCCGCCCTGGGCGTGGGCCTGGCGGCGGGCGTGGACAAGGCGGGCGCGGTGGTCTCCACCCAGGCGGCCGCCCAGGCCGCCCTGGACGCCCTGAACGACGCCATCGAGTCCAAGGACAATGTCCGGGCCAACCTCGGCGCCATGCAGAACCGTCTGACGGCCACCATCTCCAACCTCGAAATCCAGGCCGAGAACCTTCAGGCCTCGGAGTCCCGCATCTCCGATGTGGATGTCGCCACCGAGATGACCGAGTACACCAAGGAGCAGATCATTACCCAATCTGCCGTGGCGATGCTCTCGCAGGCCAATTCGCTCCCGCAGATGGCCCTGTCGCTCATCGGCGGCTAG
- a CDS encoding flagellar hook protein FlgE, protein MSISGSMYTGISGLQAQSQATSVVSNNLANSTTTGYKSVSIAFEDVFYSTVYAGGSLGQVGNGVTTSSLTTDYSQGAYETTNSVTDVAINGDGFYIVVDPDTGNTYYTRDGGFTLDTDGYLVDSHGNHVQGWETEDGSITGGLVDIQIDNSQSPPQATGEVAIQVNLDSTETDNTTSSTNPYAALFEIYDGTADPALDDSRYAYQTTITVYDENGASHDLTVYYDPVETDDGSIVWEYMVCCDASEDMRDFEGTDMADTSAAGLLVTGTLTFSTSGDLQSMTAFTLSDTPTDTTDPLAEENWVLADFDNDGLPVFECNFTGADENQTVSMNFGLSNSDFATGTGWDTTGGIDSLDDMTAATTPDELPSFNTGVLSTAATTSTTSSSATYTLSQDGYAPGELTDITINENGVIEGSYTNGQSQELYTFALADFTNTQGLYSEGGNLYSATTESGQALVGTPGSAGFGTIASNSLEQSNVDTATQLTNLIIIQAAYQANSKIITTADTLLSTAIGLKR, encoded by the coding sequence ATGAGCATCAGCGGTTCCATGTATACCGGCATTTCCGGCCTCCAGGCCCAGAGCCAGGCGACTTCTGTGGTCAGCAACAACCTCGCCAACTCCACGACCACCGGCTACAAGTCCGTGTCCATCGCCTTCGAGGACGTGTTCTACTCCACGGTCTACGCCGGGGGCTCCCTCGGCCAGGTGGGCAACGGCGTGACCACCTCCTCCCTGACCACGGACTATTCCCAGGGGGCCTACGAGACCACCAACTCGGTCACGGACGTGGCCATCAACGGCGACGGCTTCTACATCGTGGTCGACCCGGACACGGGCAACACCTACTACACCCGCGACGGCGGCTTCACCCTCGACACGGACGGCTACCTGGTGGACTCCCACGGCAACCACGTCCAGGGATGGGAGACCGAGGACGGCTCCATCACCGGCGGGCTGGTGGACATCCAGATCGACAATTCCCAGTCCCCGCCCCAGGCCACCGGCGAGGTCGCCATCCAGGTCAACCTGGACTCCACCGAGACGGACAACACGACCTCCTCCACCAACCCCTACGCCGCCCTGTTCGAGATCTACGACGGCACCGCGGACCCGGCCCTGGACGACTCGCGCTACGCCTACCAGACGACCATCACCGTCTACGACGAGAACGGCGCGTCCCACGACCTGACCGTGTACTACGATCCCGTGGAGACCGACGACGGCTCCATCGTCTGGGAATACATGGTCTGCTGCGACGCCAGCGAGGACATGCGCGACTTCGAGGGCACGGACATGGCCGACACCAGCGCGGCGGGCCTGCTGGTCACCGGCACCCTGACCTTCTCCACCTCGGGCGACCTGCAGTCCATGACCGCCTTCACCCTGTCCGACACCCCGACCGACACCACCGACCCCCTGGCCGAGGAGAACTGGGTCCTGGCCGACTTCGACAACGACGGGCTGCCCGTGTTCGAGTGCAACTTCACCGGCGCGGACGAGAACCAGACCGTGTCCATGAACTTCGGCCTCTCCAACTCGGACTTCGCCACGGGCACGGGCTGGGACACCACCGGCGGCATCGACTCCCTGGACGACATGACCGCCGCGACCACCCCGGACGAACTGCCCTCATTCAACACCGGGGTCCTGTCCACGGCGGCCACCACCAGCACCACCTCCAGCTCGGCCACCTACACCCTGAGCCAGGACGGCTACGCGCCCGGCGAACTGACGGACATCACCATCAACGAGAACGGCGTCATCGAGGGTAGCTACACCAACGGCCAGAGCCAGGAGCTGTACACCTTCGCCCTGGCCGACTTCACCAACACCCAGGGGCTCTACTCCGAGGGCGGCAACCTCTACTCCGCCACCACCGAGTCCGGCCAGGCCCTGGTCGGCACGCCGGGTTCGGCCGGGTTCGGGACCATCGCCTCCAACTCCCTGGAGCAGTCCAACGTGGACACCGCCACCCAGCTGACCAACCTGATCATCATCCAGGCGGCCTACCAGGCCAACTCGAAGATCATCACCACGGCGGACACCCTGCTGTCCACGGCCATCGGCCTGAAGCGCTAG
- a CDS encoding TonB-dependent receptor plug domain-containing protein, with protein MGLDRWRPVSLCIVFLLLWSTACLADDDLSELGLEELMQVEVASATRRTEPLSRIPAAVTVLTEEDIFRSGATNVPEALQLVPGVHVAQTNTDRWAVGIRGFNGILSNKHLVLVDGRPVTSPVMTGVQWDNIVPISMIKRIEVVRGTRTSLWGAESFTGVINIITKNAFELQGGQSVTTGGTRGVGETVRQGVKTGDNSALAVYGTGQYLNGNWLTSRHGDRDGNEWNKVQGGLRADWENAFTDALSVQCDLVRSNTEEDGPGGPGPGGVPETRSRSDVNGYAQFVWDRATGLDSNLRFRTSYTRDTAMLADLDGGVNVLDAELTSAMEQMGRHYLTWGLGTQYFWDDVHDGSNTNIDREHIYTWTGSGFLRDRITLLPESLYFIAGLKADALGEGTTELQPTVRLLHTRDDAEYWLAVSRGVRADTRYQRSGTYVINVGGTDYQVEAPGNLKTEKLVSYEAGYRQALTQDARFDLSLYVNDYSELLMLELDKTTHTAKVTNSLKGTAYGLEAMFEWTAADWLTLKPSVSLIYQNLYGLESGPVGDSMPEEGFGGEVKLQILTKPLKDVGFDLFLGYIDSPDQLHLPAYFNVDAHASWRVSDALLLELIGRNLGGSHEQFSEMAVGPSLDCRITWDF; from the coding sequence ATGGGGCTCGACCGGTGGCGGCCGGTTTCCCTGTGCATCGTCTTCCTGCTGCTTTGGTCCACGGCCTGCCTGGCCGATGACGACCTGTCCGAGCTGGGGCTCGAGGAGCTCATGCAGGTGGAGGTGGCCAGCGCCACCCGCCGGACCGAGCCCCTGTCGCGCATCCCGGCGGCGGTCACGGTCCTGACCGAGGAGGACATCTTCCGGTCGGGCGCGACCAACGTGCCCGAGGCGTTGCAGCTCGTGCCCGGCGTGCACGTGGCCCAGACCAACACCGACCGTTGGGCCGTCGGCATCCGGGGCTTCAACGGCATCCTGAGCAACAAGCACCTGGTCCTGGTGGACGGCAGGCCGGTGACCTCGCCGGTCATGACCGGGGTGCAGTGGGACAACATCGTGCCCATCAGCATGATCAAGCGCATCGAGGTGGTGCGCGGCACCCGCACCAGCCTGTGGGGCGCGGAGTCCTTCACCGGGGTCATCAACATCATCACCAAGAACGCCTTCGAACTGCAGGGCGGACAGTCCGTGACCACGGGCGGCACCCGGGGCGTGGGCGAGACCGTGCGCCAGGGGGTGAAGACCGGCGACAATTCGGCCCTGGCGGTCTACGGCACGGGCCAGTACCTCAACGGCAACTGGCTGACCAGCCGCCACGGGGACCGCGACGGCAACGAGTGGAACAAGGTCCAGGGCGGCCTGCGCGCGGACTGGGAGAACGCCTTCACCGACGCCCTGTCCGTGCAGTGCGACCTGGTCCGCTCCAACACCGAGGAGGACGGTCCCGGCGGTCCCGGTCCGGGAGGCGTCCCGGAGACCCGCTCGCGCAGCGACGTCAACGGCTACGCCCAGTTCGTTTGGGACCGGGCCACGGGCCTGGACTCCAACCTGCGCTTCCGGACCTCCTACACCCGCGACACGGCCATGCTCGCCGACCTGGACGGCGGGGTGAACGTCCTGGACGCCGAGCTGACCTCGGCCATGGAGCAGATGGGCCGCCACTACCTGACCTGGGGCCTGGGCACCCAGTATTTCTGGGACGACGTGCACGACGGGAGCAACACGAACATCGACCGGGAGCACATCTACACCTGGACCGGCAGCGGCTTCCTGCGCGACCGCATCACCCTGCTGCCGGAGTCCCTCTATTTCATCGCCGGGCTGAAGGCCGACGCCCTGGGCGAGGGGACCACTGAGCTCCAGCCTACGGTCCGCCTGCTGCACACCCGGGACGACGCCGAGTACTGGCTGGCCGTGTCGCGCGGGGTGCGCGCGGACACCCGCTACCAGCGCAGCGGGACCTACGTGATCAACGTCGGGGGCACGGACTACCAGGTCGAGGCGCCGGGCAACCTCAAGACCGAAAAACTCGTCTCCTACGAGGCGGGCTACCGTCAGGCCCTGACCCAGGACGCCCGGTTCGACCTCTCCCTGTACGTCAACGACTACTCCGAACTGCTCATGCTCGAGCTGGACAAGACCACCCACACGGCCAAGGTGACCAACTCCCTCAAGGGCACGGCCTACGGCCTGGAGGCCATGTTCGAGTGGACCGCCGCCGACTGGCTGACCCTCAAGCCCTCGGTCAGCCTCATCTACCAGAACCTCTACGGCCTGGAGTCCGGGCCGGTGGGCGACTCCATGCCCGAAGAGGGGTTCGGCGGCGAGGTCAAGCTGCAGATCCTGACCAAGCCGCTCAAGGACGTGGGCTTCGACCTCTTTCTCGGCTACATCGACAGCCCGGACCAGCTCCACCTGCCCGCCTACTTCAACGTGGACGCCCACGCCTCCTGGCGGGTCTCGGACGCGCTCCTGCTCGAACTCATCGGCCGCAACCTCGGCGGCTCCCACGAACAGTTCTCGGAAATGGCCGTGGGCCCGAGCCTGGATTGCCGGATAACCTGGGACTTCTGA